In Pseudomonas putida, a genomic segment contains:
- the osmE gene encoding osmotically-inducible lipoprotein OsmE: protein MYKQTLAVLLASATLAACGSRPENPVDYVTYRDEPLVKQVENGMTMQKVIAIGGSPSNAIDLPHGGICNDYILNRDGHQQPYYVRFDATGHVDAKGFKTCKQRQEDSDAAHGA, encoded by the coding sequence ATGTACAAGCAGACCCTGGCAGTCCTTCTGGCTAGCGCCACCCTCGCCGCCTGCGGCAGCCGCCCGGAAAACCCGGTGGACTACGTCACCTACCGCGACGAGCCGCTGGTCAAGCAGGTCGAGAACGGCATGACCATGCAGAAGGTCATCGCCATCGGCGGCAGTCCGTCCAACGCCATCGATCTGCCCCACGGCGGCATCTGCAACGACTACATCCTCAACCGTGACGGCCACCAGCAGCCCTACTACGTGCGCTTCGACGCTACCGGGCATGTCGACGCCAAGGGTTTCAAGACCTGTAAACAACGCCAAGAAGACAGCGACGCCGCCCACGGCGCGTAA
- a CDS encoding ferritin-like domain-containing protein: MNATELTDVQTLRQRARQHVENGAVTEGYHADRERIITLLNESLATELVCVLRYKRHYFMASGIKASVAAAEFLEHANQESEHADKLAERIVQLGGEPDFNPDNLSKNSHAQYVAGSSLKEMVLEDLVAERIAIDSYREIIQYIGDKDPTTRRIFEDILAQEEEHADDMSDLLQGL, translated from the coding sequence ATGAACGCCACTGAACTGACCGATGTGCAGACCCTGCGCCAGCGTGCCCGCCAGCATGTGGAAAACGGCGCCGTGACCGAGGGTTACCATGCCGACCGCGAGCGCATCATCACCCTGCTCAACGAATCCCTGGCCACCGAGCTGGTCTGCGTGCTGCGCTACAAGCGTCATTACTTCATGGCCAGCGGCATCAAGGCGAGCGTGGCGGCAGCGGAATTTCTCGAGCATGCCAACCAGGAAAGCGAACACGCCGACAAACTGGCCGAACGCATCGTGCAGCTTGGCGGCGAGCCAGACTTCAACCCGGACAACCTGAGCAAGAACTCCCATGCCCAGTACGTCGCGGGCAGCTCGCTGAAGGAAATGGTCCTCGAGGACCTGGTGGCCGAGCGTATCGCCATCGACAGCTACCGCGAGATCATCCAGTACATCGGCGACAAGGATCCGACCACGCGGCGTATTTTCGAGGACATCCTGGCCCAGGAAGAGGAGCACGCCGACGATATGTCGGACTTGCTGCAAGGGCTGTGA
- a CDS encoding phage infection protein: MKRHLLTLTLSILAANAFAMPADDQALTSEARSSAAAVAQPLKTVAEGGSDRLIERSSRVAEGGSDRLIERSGRVAEGGSDRLIERSGRVAEGGSDRLIERSGRVAEGGSDRLIERSGRVAEGGSDRLIERSGRVAEGGSDRLVELSHMS; the protein is encoded by the coding sequence ATGAAACGCCATCTGCTGACCCTTACCCTGTCCATCCTCGCCGCCAACGCATTCGCCATGCCGGCCGATGACCAAGCACTGACTTCCGAAGCGCGTTCGAGCGCCGCCGCCGTTGCCCAACCGCTGAAAACCGTTGCCGAAGGCGGTTCTGATCGTCTGATCGAGCGTTCGAGTCGAGTAGCAGAGGGTGGCTCCGATCGCCTGATCGAACGCTCTGGTCGCGTCGCCGAAGGTGGCTCCGATCGCCTGATCGAGCGCTCTGGCCGCGTCGCCGAGGGTGGCTCCGATCGCCTCATCGAACGTTCCGGTCGCGTCGCCGAGGGTGGCTCCGATCGCCTCATCGAACGTTCCGGTCGCGTCGCCGAAGGTGGCTCCGATCGCCTCATCGAACGCTCTGGCCGCGTCGCCGAGGGTGGCTCCGATCGCCTGGTCGAACTCAGCCACATGAGCTGA
- a CDS encoding TetR family transcriptional regulator encodes MLPRAEQKLQTRQALLDAACQLMESGRGFGSISLREVAKAAGIVPTGFYRHFPDMDALGLALVAEVDTTFRQTIRLVRHNELEMGGITDASVRIFLDVVAAHHAQFLFLAREQYGGSQAVRQAIARLRQDISDDLATDLARMQRWQHLDGAALAVMADLVVKTVFATLPELIDSSGPGYPQALSAQEKITQQLRFIFVGARYWQGLGSPG; translated from the coding sequence ATGCTGCCGCGTGCCGAACAGAAGCTACAGACCCGCCAGGCCCTGCTCGATGCTGCCTGCCAGCTGATGGAGAGCGGCCGCGGGTTCGGCAGCATCAGCCTGCGTGAAGTGGCCAAGGCTGCAGGCATCGTGCCGACCGGATTCTACCGCCACTTTCCCGATATGGACGCCCTGGGCCTGGCCTTGGTGGCCGAGGTCGACACCACTTTCCGCCAGACCATCCGCCTGGTCCGCCACAACGAACTCGAAATGGGCGGCATCACCGATGCCTCGGTGCGGATCTTCCTCGACGTGGTAGCCGCCCACCATGCCCAGTTCCTGTTCCTGGCCCGCGAGCAGTACGGCGGCTCGCAGGCGGTGCGCCAGGCGATCGCCCGCCTGCGCCAGGACATCAGTGACGACCTGGCCACCGATCTTGCGCGGATGCAGCGCTGGCAGCACCTCGACGGCGCGGCACTGGCGGTGATGGCCGACCTGGTGGTGAAGACCGTGTTCGCCACCTTGCCCGAGCTGATCGACAGCTCCGGACCAGGTTATCCACAGGCCTTGAGCGCGCAGGAAAAGATCACCCAGCAGCTGCGCTTCATTTTCGTCGGGGCGCGGTATTGGCAAGGGCTGGGCAGCCCCGGTTGA
- a CDS encoding AGE family epimerase/isomerase, whose protein sequence is MSDPRLTLPELARFNQHFAQRIVPLWQGPGWNAEIALPYEALDAEHRPLPVQRYRAMACARQLYLFSSRIEQPGAAQRAAALFRSLQKHFHDAEHGGWFYSIDAAGKPLDRRKDLYTHAFIVFACAHYWGKSGDSLVESTLNAALEVIAQQFARDDGLYEASLAEDWADLASGPLQNPQMHLAEAFLQVLAVRDDPAVRQALLQLCEALQAHFIDPQHGLMLEKPRGAVDNWFEPGHQFEWFYLLDTSPLLRGTALHSSIDRAFAFAEQWGVKDSAVLAMLDVEGNVLDATQRIWAQAEYLRALALRPGNEAKLRTQLEALATRFLHEGGWHECRDGAGAVSRHDMPSTTPYHLATCLEGLIGAG, encoded by the coding sequence ATGTCCGACCCCCGCCTTACCCTGCCCGAACTGGCTCGCTTCAACCAGCACTTTGCCCAACGCATCGTGCCGCTGTGGCAAGGCCCAGGCTGGAACGCCGAAATAGCCCTGCCCTACGAGGCACTGGACGCCGAGCACCGGCCACTGCCCGTGCAGCGCTACCGGGCCATGGCCTGCGCCCGCCAGCTGTACCTGTTCAGCAGCCGCATCGAGCAACCGGGCGCAGCGCAGCGGGCAGCCGCGCTGTTCCGCTCGCTGCAAAAGCACTTCCACGACGCCGAGCACGGTGGCTGGTTCTACAGCATCGATGCCGCCGGCAAACCGCTGGATCGGCGCAAGGACCTCTACACCCACGCGTTCATCGTCTTCGCCTGCGCGCACTACTGGGGCAAGAGTGGTGACAGCCTGGTGGAATCCACGCTCAATGCGGCCCTCGAAGTGATTGCCCAGCAGTTCGCCCGCGACGACGGCCTCTACGAGGCAAGCCTTGCCGAGGACTGGGCCGATCTTGCCAGCGGCCCGCTGCAGAACCCGCAAATGCATCTGGCCGAGGCCTTTCTGCAGGTGCTCGCCGTGCGCGACGATCCAGCGGTCCGCCAGGCGTTGTTGCAATTGTGCGAAGCGTTGCAGGCGCATTTCATCGACCCCCAGCACGGCCTGATGCTGGAGAAGCCTCGCGGGGCTGTGGATAACTGGTTCGAGCCAGGCCACCAGTTCGAGTGGTTCTACCTTCTGGACACCTCACCCCTGCTGCGAGGCACTGCCCTGCACAGCTCCATCGACCGCGCCTTCGCCTTTGCCGAACAGTGGGGTGTGAAGGATTCGGCGGTGCTGGCAATGCTCGATGTGGAAGGCAACGTGCTCGATGCCACCCAGCGCATCTGGGCCCAGGCTGAGTACCTGCGGGCGCTGGCGCTGCGCCCTGGCAACGAGGCGAAGTTGCGCACCCAGCTAGAGGCGTTGGCAACGCGCTTCCTGCACGAGGGAGGTTGGCATGAGTGCCGCGATGGTGCTGGAGCGGTCAGTCGGCACGACATGCCTTCGACCACGCCCTATCACTTGGCGACCTGTCTTGAGGGGCTGATCGGCGCCGGCTGA
- a CDS encoding SDR family oxidoreductase, whose translation MTSTVFITGATSGFGEATARRFADAGWKLVLTGRRKERLDALCAELSGKTEVHGLVLDVRDRKAVEAAIASLPPAFDKLQALVNNAGLALGVDAAQNCSLDDWETMVDTNIKGLIYTTRLLLPRLIAHGRGASILNVGSVAGNYPYPGSNVYGGTKAFVGQFSLSLRCDLRGTGVRVSNIEPGLCESEFSLVRFGGDQAKYDATYAGAEPIQPQDIAETIFWILNQPAHININSLELMPVSQDWAGFSIDRSKG comes from the coding sequence ATGACGTCCACCGTATTCATCACTGGTGCCACTTCCGGGTTTGGCGAGGCCACTGCACGGCGTTTTGCCGATGCTGGCTGGAAGCTGGTCCTCACCGGCCGGCGCAAGGAGCGCCTGGACGCCCTCTGTGCAGAACTGTCGGGCAAGACCGAAGTGCACGGCCTGGTGCTCGACGTGCGCGACCGCAAGGCCGTGGAAGCGGCGATCGCCAGCCTGCCACCGGCTTTCGACAAGCTGCAGGCACTGGTCAACAACGCGGGCCTGGCGCTGGGCGTTGACGCTGCGCAGAACTGCAGCCTCGACGACTGGGAAACCATGGTCGACACCAACATCAAGGGCCTGATCTACACCACCCGCCTGTTGCTGCCGCGCCTGATCGCCCACGGCCGTGGGGCGTCGATCCTCAACGTAGGTTCCGTGGCGGGCAACTACCCGTATCCGGGCAGCAATGTGTACGGCGGCACCAAGGCCTTCGTCGGCCAGTTCTCGTTGAGCCTGCGCTGCGACCTGCGCGGCACTGGCGTGCGGGTGAGCAACATCGAGCCGGGGCTGTGCGAAAGCGAGTTCTCGCTGGTGCGCTTCGGCGGTGACCAAGCCAAGTACGACGCCACCTATGCTGGCGCCGAGCCGATCCAGCCGCAGGACATCGCCGAGACCATCTTCTGGATCCTCAACCAGCCTGCACACATCAACATCAACAGCCTCGAGTTGATGCCCGTGAGCCAGGATTGGGCGGGGTTCTCGATCGATCGGTCGAAAGGATGA
- a CDS encoding ABC transporter ATP-binding protein, with protein sequence MSAPILELRELDVFYGPIQALKKVSMHIGEGETVSLIGANGAGKSTLLMSIFGQPRAASGHILYRGTDITRKSSHYIASNGIAQSPEGRRVFPDMTVEENLMMGTIPIGDKHADEDMQRMYELFPRLKERRNQRAMTMSGGEQQMLAIARALMSRPKLLLLDEPSLGLAPIVVKQIFATLRELAKSGMTIFLVEQNANHALKLSDRAYVMVNGQIRMTGTGQELLANEEVRNAYLGGH encoded by the coding sequence ATGAGTGCACCCATTCTCGAGCTACGCGAGCTGGACGTGTTCTACGGGCCGATCCAGGCCCTGAAGAAGGTCTCGATGCACATTGGCGAGGGCGAGACGGTGAGCCTGATCGGTGCCAATGGCGCCGGCAAGTCGACCCTGCTGATGTCGATCTTCGGCCAGCCGCGGGCGGCGTCCGGGCACATCTTGTACCGCGGCACCGACATCACCCGCAAATCGTCGCACTACATCGCTTCCAATGGCATTGCCCAGTCGCCGGAAGGGCGGCGGGTATTCCCCGACATGACCGTCGAGGAAAACCTGATGATGGGTACCATCCCCATCGGCGACAAGCATGCCGATGAGGACATGCAGCGCATGTACGAGCTGTTCCCGCGGCTCAAGGAGCGGCGTAACCAGCGAGCCATGACCATGTCCGGCGGCGAGCAGCAGATGCTGGCCATCGCCCGGGCGCTGATGAGCCGGCCCAAGCTGTTGTTGCTGGACGAGCCTTCGCTGGGGTTGGCGCCGATCGTGGTCAAGCAGATCTTCGCCACCCTGCGCGAACTGGCCAAGAGCGGCATGACCATCTTCCTCGTGGAGCAGAACGCCAACCATGCGCTGAAGCTGTCAGACCGCGCTTACGTGATGGTCAACGGGCAGATACGCATGACCGGCACGGGCCAGGAGTTGTTGGCCAACGAAGAGGTGCGTAACGCATACCTCGGCGGGCATTGA
- a CDS encoding ABC transporter ATP-binding protein — translation MSDDIILSVDNLMMHFGGIKALSDVSLKVRRNQIFALIGPNGAGKTTVFNCLTGFYKASGGRIELNLRGSQTNVIQLLGERFQAADFVSPARFAKRVYYKMFGGTHLVNRAGLARTFQNIRLFKEMSVVENLLVAQHMWVNRNLLAGVLNTKAYRKAESDALDHAFYWLEVVDLVDCANRLAGELSYGQQRRLEIARAMCTRPKIICLDEPAAGLNPQETEALSRMIRVLRDEHDITVVLIEHDMGMVMSISDHIVVLDHGNVIAEGAPQDIRHNPTVIAAYLGADEEELV, via the coding sequence ATGAGCGACGACATCATTCTCTCGGTCGACAACCTGATGATGCACTTCGGTGGCATCAAGGCGCTCAGCGACGTGAGCCTCAAGGTACGACGCAACCAGATCTTCGCCCTCATCGGCCCCAATGGCGCGGGCAAGACCACGGTCTTCAACTGCCTGACCGGTTTCTACAAGGCCAGTGGCGGGCGTATCGAGCTGAACCTGCGCGGCAGCCAGACCAACGTCATCCAGTTGCTCGGCGAACGCTTCCAGGCGGCCGACTTCGTTTCGCCAGCGCGCTTCGCCAAGCGCGTGTACTACAAGATGTTCGGCGGCACCCACCTGGTCAACCGCGCCGGGCTGGCGCGGACCTTCCAGAACATCCGTCTGTTCAAGGAAATGTCGGTCGTGGAAAACCTGCTGGTGGCCCAGCACATGTGGGTCAACCGCAACCTGCTGGCCGGTGTGCTCAACACCAAGGCCTACCGCAAGGCCGAAAGCGATGCCCTCGACCATGCCTTCTACTGGCTGGAGGTGGTCGACCTGGTCGACTGCGCCAACCGCCTGGCCGGCGAACTTTCCTACGGCCAGCAGCGCCGTCTGGAGATCGCCCGAGCCATGTGCACGCGGCCGAAGATCATCTGCCTCGACGAGCCCGCCGCCGGCCTCAACCCCCAGGAAACCGAGGCCCTGAGCCGCATGATCCGTGTGCTGCGCGACGAGCACGACATCACCGTGGTGCTGATCGAGCACGACATGGGCATGGTCATGAGTATTTCCGACCATATCGTGGTGCTCGACCATGGCAACGTGATTGCCGAGGGCGCGCCACAGGACATCCGCCACAACCCGACGGTGATCGCCGCCTACCTGGGTGCCGACGAAGAGGAGCTGGTATGA
- the livM gene encoding high-affinity branched-chain amino acid ABC transporter permease LivM — protein MSIAKTASISETKGFDLKRSLLETLVAGLLALIVFGPVVGVVLDGYSFNAQPARVAWLVGGVMVGRFLLSLFLQTASGQRMLQGFDSGGSGVHVLAPGYKSRLRYIIPALIVIAIVFPIFANKYLLTVVILGLIYVLLGLGLNIVVGLAGLLDLGYVAFYAIGAYGLALGYQYLGLGFWSVLPLAAIAAALAGCILGFPVLRMHGDYLAIVTLGFGEIIRLVLNNWLSFTGGPNGMPAPAPTFMGLEFGRRAKDGGVPFHEFFGIDYNPNLKFLFIYAVLFLVVLAVLYIKHRLTRMPVGRAWEALREDEIACRSMGLNHVLVKLSAFTLGASTAGLAGVFFATYQGFVNPSSFTFFESALILAIVVLGGMGSTVGVVIAAFVLTVAPELLRSFSEYRVLLFGVLMVLMMIWRPRGLIRISRTGVVPRKGVAP, from the coding sequence ATGTCCATTGCCAAAACTGCCTCCATTTCCGAAACCAAGGGTTTCGATCTCAAACGCAGCCTGCTGGAGACCCTCGTCGCCGGCCTGCTGGCGCTCATCGTGTTCGGGCCGGTCGTCGGCGTGGTGCTCGACGGCTACAGCTTCAACGCGCAACCGGCGCGGGTGGCCTGGTTGGTCGGCGGGGTGATGGTCGGGCGCTTCCTGCTCAGCCTGTTCCTGCAGACCGCCAGCGGCCAGCGCATGCTGCAGGGCTTCGACAGCGGCGGCTCCGGTGTGCACGTGCTGGCGCCGGGCTACAAGTCGCGGCTGCGCTATATCATCCCGGCGCTGATCGTCATCGCCATCGTGTTCCCGATCTTCGCCAACAAGTACCTGCTGACCGTGGTCATCCTCGGCCTGATCTACGTGTTGCTGGGCCTGGGCCTGAACATCGTGGTCGGCCTGGCGGGGCTGCTCGACCTGGGCTACGTGGCGTTCTACGCCATCGGTGCCTATGGCCTGGCGCTGGGCTACCAATACCTCGGGCTGGGTTTCTGGAGCGTGCTGCCACTGGCGGCCATCGCTGCGGCCCTGGCCGGGTGCATCCTCGGTTTCCCGGTGTTGCGCATGCATGGCGACTACCTGGCGATCGTGACCCTGGGCTTTGGTGAAATCATCCGCCTGGTGCTCAACAACTGGTTGTCGTTCACCGGTGGCCCGAACGGTATGCCGGCGCCTGCGCCAACCTTCATGGGCCTGGAGTTCGGCCGCCGGGCCAAGGACGGCGGGGTGCCGTTCCATGAGTTCTTCGGCATCGACTACAACCCCAACCTGAAATTCCTGTTCATCTACGCCGTGCTGTTCCTGGTAGTGCTGGCAGTGCTGTACATCAAGCATCGATTGACCCGGATGCCGGTCGGGCGCGCCTGGGAAGCGCTGCGCGAGGACGAGATCGCCTGCCGCTCGATGGGCCTGAACCACGTACTGGTCAAGCTCTCGGCATTCACCCTCGGCGCCTCCACCGCAGGTCTTGCCGGGGTGTTCTTCGCCACCTACCAGGGCTTCGTCAATCCGTCGTCGTTCACCTTCTTCGAGTCGGCGCTGATCTTGGCCATCGTCGTGCTCGGGGGCATGGGCTCGACGGTGGGCGTGGTGATCGCCGCCTTCGTGCTCACCGTGGCGCCGGAGCTGCTGCGCAGCTTCTCGGAATACCGGGTGCTGCTGTTCGGCGTGCTGATGGTGCTGATGATGATCTGGCGACCGCGAGGGTTGATCCGCATCAGCCGTACCGGTGTGGTTCCGCGTAAAGGAGTGGCGCCATGA
- a CDS encoding ABC transporter permease subunit, with protein MDGIFLQQLVNGLTLGSVYGLIAIGYTMVYGIIGMINFAHGEVYMISAYLAAISLALLAYFGIESFPLLMLGTLLFTVVVTGVYGFTIERIAYKPLRNSTRLAPLISAIGISLILQNYAQISQGARQQGVPTLLEGAMRIEVGTGFVQLTYTKIFILVAAFVGMGLLTYVIKYTKLGRMCRATQQDRKMASILGINTDRVISYVFVIGAVMAALAGVLITMNYGTFDFYAGFIIGIKAFTAAVLGGIGSLPGAMLGGIILGISESLFSGLINSDYKDVFSFSLLVAILIFRPQGLLGRPLVAKV; from the coding sequence ATGGATGGTATTTTCCTGCAGCAACTGGTCAACGGCCTGACCCTCGGGTCGGTCTATGGCCTGATCGCCATCGGCTACACAATGGTCTATGGCATCATCGGCATGATCAACTTCGCGCACGGCGAGGTGTACATGATTTCCGCGTACCTCGCGGCGATCAGCCTGGCATTGCTGGCCTACTTCGGTATCGAGTCCTTCCCGCTGCTGATGCTCGGCACGCTGTTGTTCACCGTGGTCGTCACGGGCGTCTACGGCTTCACCATCGAGCGCATCGCCTACAAACCCCTGCGCAACTCTACTCGCCTGGCGCCACTGATCAGCGCCATCGGTATCTCGCTGATCCTGCAGAACTACGCGCAGATCAGCCAGGGCGCCCGCCAGCAAGGCGTGCCGACCCTGCTCGAAGGCGCCATGCGCATCGAAGTCGGCACCGGCTTCGTGCAATTGACCTACACCAAGATCTTCATCCTGGTGGCGGCCTTCGTCGGCATGGGCCTGCTGACCTACGTGATCAAGTACACCAAGCTCGGCCGCATGTGCCGCGCCACCCAGCAAGACCGCAAGATGGCCTCGATCCTCGGTATCAACACCGACCGGGTGATTTCCTACGTGTTCGTCATCGGCGCGGTAATGGCCGCACTGGCTGGCGTGCTGATCACCATGAACTACGGCACCTTCGACTTCTATGCGGGCTTCATCATCGGCATCAAGGCGTTCACTGCCGCGGTGCTCGGCGGCATCGGCTCGCTGCCAGGGGCCATGCTCGGCGGCATCATCCTGGGCATCTCCGAGTCGTTGTTCTCCGGCTTGATCAACTCCGACTACAAGGATGTGTTCAGTTTCTCGCTGCTGGTGGCGATCCTTATCTTCCGCCCGCAAGGCCTGTTGGGTCGCCCGCTCGTGGCTAAGGTGTGA